Proteins encoded by one window of Cyclobacteriaceae bacterium:
- the murG gene encoding undecaprenyldiphospho-muramoylpentapeptide beta-N-acetylglucosaminyltransferase, giving the protein MNKKEPYRLIISGGGTGGHIFPAVAIANEFRERYPDAEILFVGAKGRMEMTRVPEAGYKIIGLWISGLQRSFTISNLMFPVKVIASYLRAMVILKRFKPNVVIGTGGYASGPIMMAATRLGIPTIVQEQNSFAGLANKQVAKKVSKVCVAYQGMEKYFPKEKIVFTGNPVRKDILDISRKREQALNKYGFEANIKTLLVIGGSLGARTINESILAGIEKLIDAGVQVIWQTGKGYYETCKAGVAKYDLRRIRVHDFVKEMDLAYAAADVVISRAGALAVSELCVTGKACILVPSPNVAEDHQTKNAKALADQEAAVLISDKDAASRLVEEALRLLFDDQRTKKLQARITELAKPFATRDIVNEVETLIGASEKKISADNLKTLSVVMN; this is encoded by the coding sequence TTGAACAAAAAAGAACCATATCGACTAATCATCAGCGGAGGCGGAACAGGAGGTCACATCTTTCCTGCGGTAGCCATTGCCAATGAATTTCGGGAGCGTTATCCGGACGCAGAAATTCTTTTTGTTGGTGCAAAAGGAAGAATGGAGATGACGCGGGTGCCTGAAGCGGGTTATAAAATCATCGGACTTTGGATCAGCGGTTTGCAACGATCGTTTACTATTTCAAACCTCATGTTCCCGGTTAAGGTGATTGCGAGTTACCTGCGAGCCATGGTGATTCTGAAGCGCTTCAAACCGAATGTTGTCATTGGAACGGGCGGTTATGCAAGCGGACCGATTATGATGGCGGCAACGCGCCTGGGTATTCCCACTATTGTTCAGGAACAGAATTCATTTGCCGGTTTAGCGAACAAGCAAGTGGCTAAAAAAGTGAGTAAGGTTTGCGTGGCTTATCAGGGTATGGAGAAATACTTCCCTAAAGAAAAAATTGTGTTCACTGGAAACCCGGTACGGAAAGATATTCTGGACATCAGCAGGAAGCGCGAACAGGCATTGAACAAATACGGATTTGAGGCCAACATCAAAACGCTGCTGGTCATTGGTGGAAGCCTGGGTGCACGCACCATTAACGAAAGCATTCTGGCAGGCATTGAAAAATTAATTGATGCCGGTGTTCAGGTAATCTGGCAAACCGGAAAGGGATATTACGAAACGTGTAAGGCGGGTGTGGCTAAATATGATCTGAGAAGAATTCGGGTGCATGACTTTGTGAAGGAGATGGACTTGGCGTATGCCGCAGCAGATGTCGTGATCTCGCGTGCAGGTGCCTTGGCAGTTTCTGAATTGTGTGTGACCGGGAAGGCGTGCATTCTGGTTCCTTCGCCAAACGTGGCAGAGGATCACCAGACTAAAAATGCGAAAGCGTTAGCTGATCAGGAAGCAGCTGTTTTGATCAGCGATAAAGATGCTGCTTCACGCCTGGTGGAAGAAGCCTTACGCCTGTTGTTTGATGATCAGCGCACCAAAAAACTTCAGGCAAGGATTACGGAATTGGCTAAGCCATTCGCTACACGCGACATCGTGAATGAAGTGGAAACACTGATAGGCGCAAGCGAAAAGAAAATATCCGCAGACAACCTGAAAACCTTGTCGGTGGTTATGAATTGA
- the ftsA gene encoding cell division protein FtsA has protein sequence MEHEKIVVGLDIGTTKICAIVGRKNEFGKLEVLGMGKAESEGVVKGIVFNIDKTVYAIERAIKEAGDQAGIDIGVVNVGIAGQHIKSFIQHGGITRSAKEEEITIDDVERLTQDMYRMVVPPGSQIIHVMPQDYMVDYEEGIKEPVGMSGVRLEADFHIITAQTNAINNVNKCVRRAGLEIEDLILEPLASSLAVLSDEEKEAGVCLIDIGGGTTDIAIFYDNIIRHSAVIPFGGNIVTNDIKQGLMVLPQQAEQLKTRFGKAISEEASPNEIVSIPGIRNRSAKEISTKNLANIIQARMEEIIEMAHAEIISSGFENRLAGGIVITGGGAQLSNLKQLVEYMTGMDTRIGYPNEHLGKGKVEVVKSPMYATAVGLVLAGFRSLDERQDRYREARELIKATPKAKRAVSSRNFFNEILTKTKSLLIDDLDGKNEY, from the coding sequence ATGGAACACGAAAAAATAGTAGTCGGACTCGATATAGGCACAACAAAAATTTGTGCCATCGTAGGGCGCAAAAATGAATTCGGCAAGCTCGAAGTATTGGGCATGGGCAAGGCTGAATCGGAAGGCGTTGTAAAAGGTATTGTTTTCAACATCGATAAAACCGTGTACGCCATTGAACGCGCCATCAAAGAAGCCGGAGATCAGGCAGGCATTGATATTGGCGTGGTAAACGTGGGCATTGCCGGTCAGCACATCAAGAGTTTTATTCAGCATGGTGGCATTACACGCTCTGCCAAAGAAGAAGAAATTACCATTGATGATGTGGAACGCCTCACGCAGGATATGTACCGCATGGTCGTTCCTCCCGGCAGCCAGATCATACATGTAATGCCCCAAGACTATATGGTCGACTACGAAGAAGGTATTAAAGAACCTGTTGGCATGTCGGGTGTGCGCCTTGAAGCAGACTTCCACATCATTACGGCACAGACCAATGCCATCAACAACGTGAACAAGTGTGTGCGCAGGGCAGGTTTGGAAATTGAAGACTTGATTCTTGAACCGCTTGCTTCAAGCCTGGCTGTGCTTAGCGATGAAGAGAAGGAAGCAGGTGTTTGTCTGATTGACATCGGTGGTGGTACAACCGATATTGCCATTTTCTATGATAACATCATTCGTCATTCCGCTGTGATCCCATTCGGTGGCAACATCGTCACCAATGATATCAAACAAGGCTTAATGGTTCTTCCGCAGCAAGCTGAACAATTGAAGACCCGTTTTGGTAAAGCTATTTCAGAAGAGGCCAGCCCAAATGAAATTGTTTCCATTCCTGGTATTCGCAATCGTTCAGCAAAAGAAATCTCAACCAAAAACCTGGCGAACATTATTCAGGCGCGCATGGAAGAGATTATTGAAATGGCGCATGCAGAAATCATTAGCTCAGGATTTGAAAACCGGTTGGCCGGTGGCATTGTCATCACGGGTGGTGGTGCACAACTTAGCAACCTGAAACAACTGGTTGAATATATGACCGGTATGGATACGCGTATCGGTTATCCGAATGAACACCTCGGCAAAGGAAAAGTTGAGGTTGTAAAAAGTCCGATGTACGCCACGGCTGTAGGCCTGGTGTTGGCGGGCTTCCGCTCGCTTGATGAGCGGCAAGATCGTTATCGTGAAGCGCGTGAGCTAATTAAGGCTACGCCTAAAGCGAAGCGAGCTGTATCGTCCCGTAATTTCTTCAATGAAATTCTTACCAAGACCAAGAGTTTGTTGATTGATGACCTGGACGGAAAGAATGAATACTAA
- a CDS encoding NfeD family protein, giving the protein MRFLFSMLFVISVASIVYAQEPTVMVMEIKSEIDPRTNRYVELALDHAKKINADIVIIEMDTYGGILTDAKEIVDRIMQYKKPVWVFINSDAASAGALISIACDSIYMSPAASIGAATVVTGTGEKAPDKYQSYMRAIMRTTAEENGRDPRIAEAMVDEDIAIDSVTEAGQIVTFSTSEAIKFGFCEAKVESIEEILERNKIEKYNLVRFQLKATDKVIAFFLNPFISGLLILIIIGGIYFELQTPGVGFPLFAAGVALILYLVPYYLNGLAENWEIIALFCGLALIAVEIFVLPGFGVAGIAGISLTVMSLILIMINNDAFNFDFVPANELLYAVAATFGGILGGIILLFVGGSRLHETRFFKRIALTDTQEREKGFTVSAAAQSMKGKTGVAHTVLRPGGKVMIEGQLYDAYTRGEYIEKGDAIVVLDDETTSLRVKKA; this is encoded by the coding sequence ATGAGGTTTCTTTTCTCCATGCTGTTTGTCATTTCGGTTGCTTCCATCGTTTACGCGCAGGAACCAACTGTTATGGTAATGGAAATCAAAAGCGAAATAGACCCCAGAACCAACCGGTATGTTGAATTGGCCCTTGATCATGCAAAGAAAATAAATGCCGACATTGTGATTATTGAAATGGATACCTACGGAGGTATTCTTACCGATGCCAAGGAAATTGTTGATCGCATCATGCAGTATAAAAAGCCGGTGTGGGTGTTCATCAATTCCGATGCCGCTTCAGCAGGTGCCCTGATCTCTATTGCTTGCGATAGTATTTACATGTCGCCAGCAGCGAGCATTGGGGCAGCGACTGTGGTAACCGGAACGGGTGAAAAAGCACCTGACAAATATCAATCGTATATGCGGGCTATTATGCGCACTACTGCAGAAGAAAACGGACGCGACCCGAGAATTGCCGAAGCCATGGTTGATGAGGACATTGCCATTGATAGTGTTACCGAAGCCGGGCAGATCGTAACGTTCTCAACTTCAGAAGCTATCAAATTTGGTTTTTGTGAAGCTAAGGTTGAATCCATTGAAGAAATCTTAGAGCGAAATAAAATTGAAAAGTACAACCTGGTTCGGTTTCAATTAAAAGCTACCGATAAAGTAATTGCCTTTTTTCTGAATCCGTTCATCAGTGGGCTACTTATTTTGATCATTATTGGAGGAATATATTTTGAACTTCAAACACCCGGTGTTGGCTTTCCACTTTTTGCTGCCGGGGTGGCGCTCATACTTTATCTGGTGCCTTACTACCTGAACGGTCTTGCCGAAAACTGGGAGATCATTGCTTTGTTTTGCGGCTTAGCATTAATTGCAGTGGAGATTTTTGTGCTTCCGGGATTTGGCGTTGCCGGTATTGCCGGCATTTCCCTCACGGTAATGTCGCTTATCCTGATCATGATTAACAACGATGCCTTTAATTTTGATTTCGTACCTGCGAATGAATTGCTGTATGCGGTAGCGGCAACCTTTGGCGGAATTTTAGGTGGGATCATTCTATTGTTTGTTGGTGGTTCGCGCTTGCATGAAACCCGATTCTTTAAACGCATTGCACTTACCGATACCCAGGAACGGGAAAAAGGATTTACCGTAAGTGCGGCTGCGCAATCCATGAAAGGAAAAACGGGAGTAGCCCATACGGTTTTACGTCCAGGTGGGAAAGTGATGATTGAAGGACAACTTTACGATGCCTATACCCGTGGAGAATACATTGAAAAAGGTGATGCCATTGTGGTTCTGGATGATGAGACAACTTCGCTACGCGTAAAGAAAGCATAA
- a CDS encoding LysM peptidoglycan-binding domain-containing protein, with the protein MIKFLIITGLSFFNPPQDSIGIETINGKTFVIHKVGEKETLYGISRRYGVTVTQILEFNKTADAGLEIGQILKVPYIPSPKTPKGATVHKVAEKETLFSISRQYNVTIDEIKQWNSLPDNSLSVGQELVIKATNTIPGMPQAQPMEMKSARTVHTVAQKETLFSISRQYGATIDQLKTWNNLTSEELSIGQVLFVAQPIYNSTSQTQANPVVETTQQTTTPTPVNTEVPVTKTEVTPQVKAPVVTISESVTNKDEIKESGLAELIDGTEGNRKYLALHRTAPVGTILKIRNEMNNREVFVRVIGKLPDTALTDKLVIKISKSAYDRLGAIDPRFRVEVTYYK; encoded by the coding sequence ATGATTAAATTTTTGATTATTACTGGTCTCTCATTTTTTAATCCCCCGCAAGATTCGATCGGGATTGAGACCATCAACGGAAAAACATTTGTCATCCATAAAGTGGGAGAGAAGGAGACCCTATATGGTATCTCCAGGCGATATGGTGTAACTGTTACGCAGATTTTGGAATTCAACAAGACCGCTGATGCGGGATTGGAAATTGGCCAGATTCTTAAAGTACCCTATATTCCCAGCCCGAAAACTCCGAAAGGGGCCACGGTGCATAAGGTTGCTGAAAAGGAAACGCTGTTTTCCATTTCGCGACAATACAACGTAACCATTGACGAGATTAAGCAATGGAACAGCCTGCCCGACAATTCGCTTTCAGTTGGTCAGGAGTTGGTGATTAAAGCCACAAACACGATTCCCGGTATGCCACAAGCTCAGCCGATGGAAATGAAATCGGCCCGCACCGTTCACACCGTGGCGCAAAAGGAAACGTTGTTCAGTATTTCACGTCAGTATGGTGCCACAATAGATCAATTGAAAACCTGGAATAACCTGACCTCAGAAGAATTAAGTATCGGACAGGTTCTTTTTGTGGCCCAGCCAATCTACAATAGCACTTCTCAAACTCAAGCCAATCCGGTTGTTGAAACAACACAACAAACAACAACACCAACTCCAGTCAACACAGAAGTACCGGTTACAAAAACGGAAGTTACACCCCAGGTAAAAGCACCGGTTGTCACCATATCTGAATCCGTAACCAATAAAGACGAGATTAAGGAATCTGGTCTGGCCGAATTGATTGACGGAACGGAAGGCAACCGAAAGTACCTGGCGTTGCACCGCACCGCACCTGTGGGAACCATTTTGAAAATCCGCAATGAAATGAATAACCGTGAGGTGTTTGTTCGGGTAATCGGCAAACTTCCGGATACGGCATTAACGGATAAGCTCGTCATCAAAATTTCAAAATCAGCCTACGACAGGTTAGGCGCGATTGATCCCCGCTTTCGTGTAGAAGTTACCTATTACAAATGA
- the ftsZ gene encoding cell division protein FtsZ, which yields MIESGSYQFDIPKHQASTPRSIIKVIGVGGGGSNAVNHMYRQGIKDVEFVVCNTDLQALKSSPIPTKLQIGEELTEGLGCGANPKVGKGAAIESKEQIREFLEGTKMLFVTAGMGGGTGTGAAPVIAKIAKSMGILTVGIVTAPFAFEGKKKKDLADIGIKALRRSCDTVLVILNDKLREIYGNLPIGKAFAQADNVLTTAAKGIAEIITLTGYVNVDFQDVRTVMYNAGPAVMGTAETRGENRARNAASGALASPLLDNCDIMGAKKILLSIISGAEAELQMDELMEITEYIQQQAGQDAEVIFGHGVDAGLGDRLRVTVIATGFDREEEHEDEEVVEKQPAKKEPEQKKVHDLERNQIWLFEQDNAIGAPREVQLKVSEEPKEEKPEKHEDEVVFTGPFNRIDSTFNDDDDTDDGDAGLFADDEDEFDRTHEKYSDQIINEEGMMELRNTRQRLEQQAKERKEKLKTARKQEMTKEEFNEKWALPAYLRRGIKMDNVPHSSESFISKYNLNDDNNILGNNKFLHDNVD from the coding sequence ATGATTGAATCCGGATCTTACCAATTCGACATTCCCAAGCATCAGGCGAGTACACCTCGCTCGATCATTAAGGTGATCGGTGTTGGGGGAGGAGGCAGCAATGCCGTGAACCACATGTATCGTCAGGGCATTAAAGACGTAGAATTTGTGGTGTGTAACACTGATTTGCAGGCGCTGAAAAGCAGCCCTATTCCTACGAAGTTGCAAATTGGTGAAGAACTTACCGAAGGACTTGGCTGTGGAGCCAATCCTAAAGTAGGTAAAGGCGCAGCCATTGAAAGCAAGGAACAAATCCGTGAGTTTCTGGAAGGCACCAAAATGCTTTTCGTGACTGCCGGTATGGGCGGAGGAACCGGAACAGGTGCTGCCCCGGTTATCGCCAAAATAGCCAAGAGCATGGGCATTTTAACAGTTGGTATTGTTACCGCGCCTTTTGCTTTTGAAGGAAAGAAAAAGAAAGATCTCGCTGACATTGGTATTAAAGCACTTCGCAGAAGTTGTGATACCGTGTTGGTGATTTTAAATGATAAACTCCGGGAGATTTACGGAAACCTGCCGATCGGTAAAGCATTTGCACAAGCCGATAACGTATTAACTACTGCGGCCAAAGGAATTGCCGAGATTATCACGCTTACGGGTTATGTTAACGTTGACTTCCAGGACGTACGTACCGTCATGTATAATGCCGGCCCTGCTGTAATGGGTACTGCGGAAACACGCGGTGAAAATCGTGCCCGCAATGCGGCCAGTGGTGCACTTGCATCTCCGCTACTCGACAACTGCGACATTATGGGAGCCAAGAAAATATTACTCTCTATTATCTCCGGTGCAGAAGCTGAGTTGCAGATGGACGAGCTGATGGAAATCACCGAATACATCCAACAGCAAGCCGGTCAGGATGCCGAAGTTATTTTCGGTCACGGTGTTGATGCTGGTCTGGGTGACCGTTTACGCGTAACTGTAATTGCCACCGGTTTTGATCGTGAAGAAGAACACGAGGATGAAGAGGTTGTTGAAAAACAACCTGCAAAAAAGGAGCCTGAGCAAAAAAAAGTGCATGATTTGGAGCGTAACCAGATTTGGTTGTTCGAGCAGGACAATGCCATCGGTGCTCCTCGCGAAGTACAATTGAAAGTATCGGAAGAGCCGAAAGAAGAAAAACCTGAAAAACATGAAGACGAAGTTGTTTTTACAGGTCCTTTCAATCGCATCGATTCAACATTTAATGATGACGATGATACGGATGATGGTGATGCCGGTTTGTTTGCCGATGACGAAGATGAGTTTGATCGCACACATGAAAAGTACAGCGATCAGATCATTAATGAGGAAGGCATGATGGAACTGCGCAATACCCGTCAGCGCCTGGAGCAGCAAGCCAAGGAACGTAAGGAGAAATTGAAGACTGCGCGTAAGCAGGAAATGACCAAGGAGGAGTTCAACGAGAAGTGGGCATTACCGGCATACTTACGCAGAGGAATCAAGATGGATAATGTTCCCCATTCTTCTGAGTCGTTTATAAGCAAGTATAACCTGAATGACGACAACAATATTCTGGGGAACAACAAGTTCCTGCATGATAATGTGGACTGA
- a CDS encoding OmpA family protein: MIRLALLGGWLMSFSAWAQNLVPNPSFEELIRCPHSFSTDRKDFIVPGWVSATRGTPDQFHACSWGEADVPYNWAGSSNAKTGKGYVGIYVWMSRTDDNNYREYIQCELAEPLRSGTRYRVEFYYKLASYAVYAANRIGLHLSSEQLMYDHDQLIDVVPILSVETDSAITSKTGSWEHAVMEFKATGGERFVTIGNFYNNTQTKSTRLPQRIGKSNMLVNSAYYFIDDVSVEPLDSVPPITLSRTEFSSEHIELDRDYILKNIQFEFDSYMLLKSSFRELDMVVDILKTNPTFNVRLSGHTDFIGSDEYNLTLSRNRARSVADYFISKGIKPERIQSFGFGKTRPIVFEKTDEARMINRRVEIRFTAPEPVGKF, translated from the coding sequence ATGATTCGCCTGGCACTTTTAGGTGGATGGCTTATGTCGTTTTCAGCATGGGCACAAAACCTGGTGCCTAATCCAAGCTTTGAAGAACTTATTCGTTGTCCGCATAGCTTCAGCACTGATCGCAAAGATTTCATCGTTCCGGGCTGGGTCTCTGCCACGCGCGGCACACCCGATCAATTTCACGCGTGCAGTTGGGGCGAAGCCGATGTACCCTATAACTGGGCCGGATCATCAAATGCAAAAACCGGAAAGGGATATGTGGGTATTTATGTGTGGATGAGTCGTACCGATGACAACAACTACCGCGAATACATTCAATGCGAACTGGCAGAACCCCTGCGAAGTGGAACACGCTACCGGGTGGAGTTTTATTACAAGCTGGCCTCCTATGCCGTGTATGCGGCTAACCGTATTGGCTTACACCTTTCATCAGAGCAACTTATGTACGATCACGATCAGCTTATTGATGTAGTGCCGATTCTTTCTGTTGAAACTGATTCAGCAATAACTTCCAAAACGGGCTCGTGGGAGCATGCGGTTATGGAGTTCAAGGCAACCGGTGGGGAGCGCTTCGTGACCATCGGCAATTTTTACAATAATACACAAACCAAATCAACACGACTGCCACAACGAATTGGTAAGAGTAACATGTTGGTGAATAGTGCATATTATTTTATCGATGATGTTTCCGTTGAGCCGCTGGATTCAGTGCCCCCAATTACACTGTCGCGTACAGAATTTTCGTCTGAGCATATTGAACTGGATCGCGATTACATTTTGAAGAACATTCAATTTGAGTTTGATAGCTATATGTTACTCAAATCTTCATTTAGAGAGTTGGATATGGTTGTTGATATACTGAAAACCAATCCTACCTTCAATGTACGGCTATCCGGGCATACCGATTTTATTGGCTCCGATGAGTATAACCTTACCCTGTCGCGTAATCGTGCCCGAAGTGTTGCCGATTATTTTATTTCAAAAGGAATTAAACCGGAACGCATTCAGTCGTTTGGTTTTGGAAAGACAAGACCAATTGTATTTGAAAAAACAGACGAAGCACGAATGATCAACCGCAGGGTAGAGATTCGGTTTACAGCACCGGAGCCTGTTGGTAAGTTTTAG
- a CDS encoding cell division protein FtsQ/DivIB, which yields MKIKFNIGKKVKIGAAMVVLFVLIGFSEGQHGEVAVKDIVIKIENIRENHFIDEQDIIELMELDYANLKGASLSRLNLKEIEKRIKADRFIENAQLYSDVKGNLVVKATLRRPIARIIRSDGPDAYISEDGTIMPTSEKFTARVVLISGSYVKNFMTLENIRQHEDGDELMEMLYTIGQDDFWRAQIAQLDMDSKGRINIIPQVGGQTIEFGRAEDLNIKLRKLKIFYKEILPQMGWNKYKRVSLEYAGQIVAE from the coding sequence ATGAAAATTAAGTTCAACATCGGTAAGAAAGTAAAAATTGGTGCGGCCATGGTTGTGCTGTTCGTGCTTATTGGGTTTAGTGAAGGCCAGCACGGTGAAGTTGCTGTGAAAGATATCGTCATCAAAATTGAGAACATTCGTGAAAATCATTTTATCGATGAGCAGGATATTATTGAGCTGATGGAACTTGACTACGCCAATCTGAAGGGAGCAAGTCTGAGTCGGTTAAACCTCAAAGAAATTGAAAAGCGCATCAAGGCCGATCGGTTTATTGAAAACGCGCAGTTGTATAGCGATGTAAAAGGAAACCTGGTAGTGAAGGCAACACTACGAAGACCCATTGCCAGAATCATCAGATCGGATGGACCTGATGCGTACATCAGTGAAGATGGTACGATCATGCCCACATCGGAAAAGTTTACAGCGCGCGTGGTCCTGATTAGTGGTTCGTATGTGAAAAACTTCATGACGCTGGAAAACATCCGGCAACATGAAGATGGCGATGAGTTAATGGAAATGCTTTATACGATCGGACAGGATGATTTCTGGCGGGCGCAGATCGCGCAGCTAGATATGGATAGCAAGGGTAGGATCAACATTATTCCGCAAGTTGGAGGCCAAACCATTGAGTTTGGAAGGGCCGAAGATCTGAACATCAAATTGAGGAAGCTTAAAATTTTTTATAAAGAAATATTACCGCAAATGGGATGGAATAAATACAAACGGGTTAGCCTGGAGTATGCGGGCCAGATCGTTGCGGAATAA
- the murC gene encoding UDP-N-acetylmuramate--L-alanine ligase yields the protein MNELNTYRNIYFLGIGGIGMSALARWFKKKGLSVSGYDRTSTTLTQQLEAEGMQVHYDDSVANIPEVVLQGKSETLVVLTPAVPKDHKEYNYLLKAGYTIIKRSEILGLITRNYKTIAVAGTHGKTTTSSMVAHILKSAGKNMVGFLGGITTNYESNLVMHGEVNADTLVVAEADEFDRSFLRLFPEVAVVTSADPDHLDIYGDHDSMIQSFKDFIRQVKPGGSLIIHESIEEKLAGDVTHLTKYIYSMSRGQFFAGNITAHSGFFEFDLIGFGGQGERIRLGVPGFHNVENAVAAAIATHVCGVTVGEIKTALESFKGVKRRFEFVYQNDKVIFIDDYAHHPTEIEAFLKSVKSMYPRKKLTVIFQPHLFTRTRDFAPGFSKSLSLADELFLMDIYPARELPIAGVDSDMLMEDVTSAVKIRCGKADLMQKLADHEVEVIATVGAGDIDTFVQPIKNLLVKRYEN from the coding sequence ATGAACGAACTGAATACATATCGCAACATTTACTTCCTCGGCATTGGCGGCATTGGCATGAGTGCGTTGGCGCGTTGGTTTAAAAAGAAGGGACTTTCAGTTTCGGGCTATGACCGTACATCAACAACGCTTACGCAACAGCTTGAGGCGGAAGGCATGCAGGTTCATTACGATGATTCTGTTGCTAATATTCCGGAAGTTGTATTGCAAGGGAAGAGCGAAACGCTGGTGGTGCTTACTCCGGCTGTACCAAAAGATCATAAGGAATACAATTACCTGCTTAAGGCTGGCTATACGATTATCAAGCGATCTGAAATTTTAGGATTGATTACCCGCAACTACAAGACAATCGCGGTAGCCGGTACACATGGTAAAACGACCACGTCATCCATGGTAGCGCATATTTTAAAATCTGCCGGAAAGAACATGGTTGGGTTTTTAGGAGGCATCACCACGAACTACGAATCAAACCTGGTGATGCATGGAGAAGTAAATGCGGATACGCTGGTCGTGGCCGAAGCCGATGAATTTGACCGTTCGTTCCTTCGTCTTTTCCCTGAGGTAGCGGTGGTTACATCCGCTGATCCGGATCACCTGGACATTTACGGTGATCACGACAGCATGATTCAGTCGTTTAAAGATTTTATACGTCAGGTTAAGCCTGGCGGATCATTGATTATTCATGAATCAATTGAAGAAAAACTGGCAGGTGATGTAACACATCTGACAAAATACATTTACAGCATGAGCCGGGGACAATTTTTTGCCGGCAACATTACTGCGCATAGCGGATTTTTTGAGTTCGACCTGATTGGTTTTGGTGGTCAGGGTGAACGAATCAGGCTCGGTGTCCCCGGTTTTCATAATGTTGAAAATGCAGTAGCGGCTGCTATTGCCACGCATGTTTGCGGTGTTACGGTTGGTGAAATCAAAACTGCACTGGAATCCTTTAAAGGTGTGAAGCGCAGATTTGAATTTGTGTATCAGAACGATAAGGTGATTTTCATTGATGATTATGCGCATCACCCAACGGAGATTGAGGCATTCTTGAAATCGGTGAAGTCCATGTACCCGCGTAAGAAGTTAACGGTAATATTTCAACCGCACTTGTTTACACGTACCCGCGACTTTGCTCCCGGCTTTTCAAAAAGCCTGAGCCTTGCGGATGAACTGTTTTTGATGGATATCTACCCGGCAAGGGAACTACCGATTGCGGGTGTGGATTCGGATATGCTGATGGAGGATGTTACCAGTGCTGTGAAAATTCGGTGTGGAAAAGCTGATCTGATGCAAAAGCTGGCTGACCACGAAGTAGAGGTAATTGCCACGGTAGGTGCCGGGGATATTGATACGTTTGTTCAACCGATTAAAAACCTGTTGGTGAAGCGTTATGAAAATTAA
- a CDS encoding four helix bundle protein has product MSKQKEHREPAKSFRDLIVWQKAHQLALAVYKVSSGFPKEEIFGLTSQIRRSSVSVAANIAEAFKKRSDKDKVRILNISQGSLSETEYFLMLAHDLQYTDTSALKSNADEVGRILEGYIKSIKGD; this is encoded by the coding sequence ATGAGTAAGCAAAAAGAGCATAGGGAACCTGCAAAATCGTTTCGCGATTTGATTGTATGGCAAAAGGCCCATCAATTGGCGCTAGCGGTTTATAAGGTAAGCTCAGGCTTTCCAAAAGAAGAAATCTTTGGATTGACTTCTCAAATAAGACGTTCCTCAGTTTCTGTAGCAGCAAATATTGCAGAAGCATTTAAGAAGAGAAGTGACAAGGATAAGGTGAGAATACTAAATATTAGCCAAGGCTCTTTGTCTGAAACGGAATACTTCCTCATGCTTGCTCACGATCTTCAATATACAGATACATCAGCTTTAAAGAGCAACGCTGACGAAGTTGGAAGAATTTTAGAAGGCTATATAAAATCGATCAAGGGTGACTAA